The Halichoerus grypus chromosome 9, mHalGry1.hap1.1, whole genome shotgun sequence genome has a window encoding:
- the LOC118547712 gene encoding olfactory receptor 2B11-like: MEKNHETLNYGNKLRVTRGERNDCHESGNASTPKVFILLGFSDHPWLEMPLFIMVFVAYICTLVGNILIIVVSRGDPHLDSPMYFFLSNLSFLDLCFTTTTIPQLLLNLWGPDKSISYAGCVAQFYMFHFLGATECILLAVMSLDRYVAICKPLRYQAIMDRLLCVSLVAVAWISGLSNSLLQLSLTVQLPLCGNNKVDDFLCEIPVMIKMSCVDTTFNVTMLSLVGTFFTLVPLSLILLSFGFLVATVVRIRSSTGNKKAFNTCGSHVIVVSLFYGLVICMYVQPADTNSQDKDKLMALLYSLLTPMLNPFIYTLRNKDMKGAIRRLP, translated from the coding sequence AGGAATGACTGTCATGAATCTGGCAATGCAAGTACTCCAAAGGTCTTCATCCTCTTGGGTTTCTCTGACCATCCCTGGTTGGAAATGCCACTCTTCATAATGGTGTTTGTGGCTTACATCTGCACACTAGTGGGAAACATCTTGATTATTGTGGTGTCCAGGGGAGACCCTCATCTTGACAGTCCTatgtacttcttcctttccaacctcTCCTTCCTGGACCTGTGTTTTACCACAACCACCATCCCTCAACTGCTGCTGAATCTCTGGGGACCAGATAAGTCCATCAGTTATGCAGGTTGTGTGGCCCAGTTCTATATGTTTCATTTCCTGGGGGCCACAGAATGCATCCTCTTGGCAGTCATGTCCTTGGATCGGTacgtggccatctgcaagccctTGAGGTACCAGGCTATCATGGATCGGCTACTCTGTGTCTCCCTAGTGGCTGTGGCATGGATAAGTGGTTTGTCTAACTCCTTACTTCAGTTATCCCTCACTGTCCAGCTGCCACTTTGTGGTAACAACAAGGTGGATGACTTCTTGTGTGAGATTCCAGTGATGATCAAGATGTCCTGTGTTGACACCACTTTCAATGTAACTATGCTCTCTCTTGTAGGGACGTTCTTTACCCTGGTTCCCTTGTCTCTTATCCTTCTCTCCTTTGGGTTCCTTGTAGCTACAGTGGTCAGAATTCGGTCGTCAACAGGAAACAAGAAGGCCTTCAATACTTGTGGCTCTCATGTTATTGTGGTCTCTCTCTTCTATGGGCTGGTAATATGCATGTATGTGCAACCTGCTGATACTAATTCCCAGGACAAGGACAAACTCATGGCCCTGTTATACAGTCTGCTGACTCCTATGCTTAACCCTTTTATCTATACTTTGAGGAACAAGGACATGAAAGGGGCAATAAGGAGGCTTCCATGA